A genomic stretch from Malus domestica chromosome 15, GDT2T_hap1 includes:
- the LOC139191701 gene encoding uncharacterized protein, giving the protein MKAFSTLLKLKDSDKFVWNDEHQAAFTQIKVSLTNPPVLVPHRRGKPLKLYISAAEESIGCLLAQDNDAGREQAIFYLSRNLSQPKINYPAVEKLCLAVFFAASKLRHYMLSSVTQVIAQTDVISYMLTRPIVKGRIGKWTMALSEFSLQYVAQKAVKGQALADFLAQHPSPYGFGGNNVEIGMVQTRDNHWTMYFDGSSTSSSAGVGIVIQSPNHDRWLFSLKLDFECTNNQAEYESLIVGLGILHDLRATRALVLGDSELVINQLNGSFRCMSCTLTPYHMIASYLAESFDGITFKHISRSHNTDADELAQITSGAQLLGGKLGREIPVLRQLYPALVNQQVLQRDNVIRTRVMSLPSLLDRDDPVDVCVVEAVPDDWRKPIMQYLDNLNGKHDRKTRVHATNYVMYQNELYRKGEDGLLLLCLGPQESARAITEVHEGICGAHQSGRKMRWLLRRHSYFLPRILKDCIEFARGCVQCQIHGPIQRVPAESLHSVIKPWPFRGWAMDVIGKITPSSGAAKHAWVIVATDYFTKWVEAKSYAELTSKEVYDFVEEHIVTRFGVPETIITDNGTIFTAERFKELPINGKFLKKYYPVTWEMRE; this is encoded by the exons atgaaagcgttctccacgcttttgaaactcaaagattcagataaatttgtgtggaacgacgagcatcaggcggcgtttacgcaaatcaaagtctccctcacgaACCCACCTGTCCTGGTTCCTCATCGGCGCGGTAAGCCTCTTAAGCTCTATATCTCGGCGGCCgaagagtccatcggctgcctccttGCGCAAGATAACGACGCCGGACGAGAGCAGGCTATTTTTTATCTCAGCCGTAATCTCAGTCAACCGAAGATCAATTATCCAGCCGTCGAGAAGCTGTGCCTGGCCGTGTTTTTCGCCGCTTCCAAGCTTCGGCATTATATGCTCTCATCAGTTACCCAAGTCATTGCTCAGACCGACGTCATCAGCTACATGCTCACCCGACCAATCGTAAAGGGCCGCATTGGGAAATGGACCATGGCACTGTCCGAATTTAGCTTGCAGTACGTAGCCCAGAAAGCTGTCAAGGGCCAGGCACTGGCTGATTTCCTTGCTCAACATCCCTCCCCATACGGTTTTGGGGGCAACAACGTTGAAATCGGCATGGTTCAGACGCGCGACAACCactggacgatgtactttgacGGCTCCAGTACGTCATCTTCGGCGGGCGTGGGAATTGTCATTCAATCCCCGAACCACGATCGTTGGTTATTTTCGCTTAAGTTGGATTTCGAATGCACCaacaatcaggccgaatacgaatcCCTAATCGTCGGCCTTGGAATTCTTCATGACCTGCGGGCAACCCGCGCCCTCGTCCTCGGCGACTccgaacttgtgattaaccaactcaatggttcttttcgttgcatgagttgtaccctgaCGCCTTACCACATgatcgccagctatttggctgagtccttcgacggtattacatttaaacatatttcccggagtcataataccgacgcagacgaaTTGGCTCAAATTACCTCCGGCGCACAACTcttggggggcaagctaggccgagaaatacccGTGTTGCGACagctatacccggccttggttaaccAACAAGTCCTCCAGCGCGACAACGTGATACGTACAAgagtcatgtccttaccttcgttgttagataGAGACGACCCTGTGGACGTTTGTGTCGTCGAGGcagtaccagatgattggagaaagcccattatgcagtacctcgACAATCTCAATGGTAAACATGATCGCAAGACGAGAgttcacgccacgaactatgtcatgTATCAGAACGAGTTATACCGAAAaggcgaagatggtttgttattgttatgcctcggcccccaagagagtgctcgggcgattacagaagtccatgaagggatatgcggagctcatcaatccggacggaaaatgcgatggctacttcgACGGCACAGCTATTTTTTGCCAAGGATACTaaaagattgtatcgagtttgcacgaggatgtgTACAATGCCAAATCcacgggcctatacaaagggtcccggccgaatctTTGCATTCGGTCATAAAgccatggccgtttagaggatgggccatggacgtaattgGTAAAATCACGCCGTCTTCTGGAGCCGCTAAGCACGCATGGGtaatagtcgcaactgattactttactaagtgggtcgaagcgaaatcatatgccgaactaacatctaaagaagtttacgatttcgtggaggaacacatcGTGACCAGATTTGGcgtaccagaaacgatcataactgacaatggaacaatcttcacagccgagaggtttaaaga ATTGCCGATCAACGGgaagtttttaaaaaaatactacCCGGTCACGtgggaaatgcgggaatag
- the LOC139191702 gene encoding large ribosomal subunit protein eL18x-like — protein MEIDLVVGGKSKKMKCTASKSDDIYLKLLVKLYRFLGKDNKIVMVVGTVTDDIRVYEVLQLKVTTLRFIEIAAVGVCLTFDQLALRAPLGQNGVLLRGPKNSREELLCKWF, from the exons ATGGAGATCGATCTCGTGGTAGGAGGTAAAAGCAAGAAGATGAAGTGCACTGCGTCCAAGTCCGATGATATCTATCTCAAACTTCTCGTCAAGCTGTACCGTTTTCTT GGAAAGGACAACAAGATTGTTATGGTTGTAGGGACTGTCACTGATGACATTAGGGTTTATGAAGTTCTGCAATTGAAGGTTACAACACTGAGGTTCATTGAGATTGCGGCAGTAGGAGTGTGTTTGACATTTGATCAGCTTGCTTTGAGAGCACCATTAGGTCAAAACGGGGTTCTCCTCAGAGGTCCTAAGAATTCTCGTGAAGAACTTCTATGTAAATGGTTTTGA
- the LOC103415772 gene encoding uncharacterized protein, whose protein sequence is MQRQLLKKLRLKPPNGLTQFNQRREMHSRNKKAMELIAKGWSALKEVDRVIDYCELNDRRLIPLLRAAKENFELALEADNSNTHARYWLSKLHLKYHVPGACKAIGAALLVEAADMGDPDAQYELGCRLRVDNEYVQSDQQAFHYIEKAVDQLHPGALYLLGSVYLTGDCVKKDMASALWCFYRASDKGHAAAAIAFGSLLLRGAEIPESVTKFASKKGPLARKESITDPIEMARERFQIAAKAGCDLGLKWLERLEEEEKHLLTGSEMAEQT, encoded by the exons ATGCAGAGGCAGCTGCTGAAGAAGCTCAGACTGAAACCTCCCAATGGACTCACCCAATTCAACCAACGA AGAGAGATGCACAGCAGGAACAAGAAGGCGATGGAGTTGATAGCCAAAGGCTGGAGTGCCCTCAAGGAAGTCGACCGAGTCATCGATTACTGCGAGCTCAACGATCGCCGCCTCATCCCTCTCTTACgg GCAGCAAAGGAGAATTTTGAGTTGGCTCTGGAGGCTGACAATTCAAATACCCATGCCAGGTATTGGTTGTCCAAATTGCATTTGAAATACCATGTCCCGGGAGCCTGCAAAGCTAT CGGAGCTGCCTTGTTAGTTGAAGCAGCGGATATGGGTGATCCGGATGCACAGTACGAACTGGGTTGTCGTCTTAGAGTTGAT AATGAATACGTCCAGTCAGATCAGCAAGCTTTCCATTATATAGAGAAGGCTGTTGACCAG TTGCATCCAGGTGCTCTTTACCTTCTGGGTTCCGTGTATCTGACGGGAGACTGCGTGAAAAAAGATATGGCTTCCGCATTATGGTGTTTCTATAGGGCATCAGATAAG GGACATGCTGCTGCAGCTATAGCATTTGGATCTCTTCTTCTTAGAG GTGCTGAAATCCCAGAATCTGTGACGAAATTTGCTTCAAAGAAGGGTCCTTTGGCCAGAAAGGAAAGCATAACAGATCCCATAGAGATGGCAAGGGAACGATTCCAGATTGCTGCGAAAGCCGGGTGTGATCTAGGACTGAAATGGTTGGAAAGACTTGAGGAGGAAGAGAAGCATCTATTAACTGGATCTGAAATGGCCGAACAAACTTAA